A single region of the Opitutus sp. genome encodes:
- the tsf gene encoding translation elongation factor Ts, with product MSTPITAQQVNDLRGQTGAGLMDCKRALVETNGNFEEAVTILRKKGAASAAKRADREAKEGLIESYIHVGGKVGVLIEVNCETDFVARNDDFKALVRNLGMHIAAANPICVSRDQVPEADIAVERDIATAQVAGKPPAAVQKIVEGKLEKYFATVALLDQPFVKTPEKTIKEILTEAIAKTGENIQVRRFVRYQLGS from the coding sequence ATGAGCACTCCCATCACCGCCCAACAAGTCAACGACCTGCGCGGCCAAACCGGCGCCGGTCTCATGGACTGCAAGCGCGCGCTTGTTGAAACCAACGGCAACTTCGAAGAGGCCGTCACCATCCTTCGCAAAAAGGGTGCCGCTTCCGCCGCCAAACGCGCGGATCGCGAAGCCAAAGAAGGCCTCATCGAGAGCTACATCCACGTCGGTGGCAAAGTTGGCGTCCTCATCGAGGTCAACTGCGAGACCGATTTCGTGGCTCGTAACGACGACTTCAAGGCCCTCGTTCGTAACCTCGGTATGCACATCGCCGCCGCCAACCCGATCTGCGTTTCCCGCGATCAGGTTCCCGAGGCCGATATCGCCGTCGAGCGCGACATCGCCACCGCACAGGTTGCAGGCAAGCCGCCCGCCGCCGTGCAGAAGATCGTTGAAGGCAAACTCGAGAAGTATTTCGCGACCGTCGCGCTCCTCGATCAGCCCTTCGTGAAGACCCCTGAGAAAACCATCAAGGAGATCCTCACCGAGGCGATCGCCAAGACCGGCGAGAACATCCAAGTTCGCCGCTTCGTTCGCTACCAGCTCGGTTCTTAA
- a CDS encoding DUF983 domain-containing protein, whose translation MKVTKGQIFNRGITHCCPNCGANKLFKADSFFALNPECPDCGLKIERDEGFFLGSMSLNYAVTTLGFLFPVLVLYLVGALSGIVAAVIAGTGALGFPVLFYRSSRSWWLMSYYFFLPHHLPANCGAAPTNADDNP comes from the coding sequence ATGAAAGTCACCAAGGGCCAGATCTTCAATCGGGGTATTACCCACTGCTGCCCCAACTGCGGCGCCAACAAACTATTCAAAGCCGACTCGTTTTTCGCGCTCAACCCCGAGTGCCCGGATTGCGGCCTAAAAATCGAGCGCGACGAGGGATTTTTTCTCGGTTCCATGTCGCTCAACTACGCCGTCACCACCTTGGGATTTTTATTTCCCGTCTTGGTGCTGTATCTGGTCGGCGCGCTGTCGGGGATAGTCGCGGCGGTGATCGCCGGAACCGGAGCACTCGGCTTCCCCGTTCTCTTTTACCGCTCTTCACGGAGCTGGTGGCTGATGAGCTATTACTTTTTCCTCCCGCATCACCTCCCGGCCAACTGCGGCGCGGCCCCCACCAACGCGGACGACAACCCGTAA
- a CDS encoding IS21 family transposase, with protein sequence MIDYELYCRIKQAEAAGHSAPQIARSLQLHVQTVRRWQAQEKYVRSQAAQVPRPSKLDVHKPAIARWLEAHPFTAMQLWQKVRERGYTGGYSILKDYVRRVRPRNLEAFLTLKFAPGQTAQVDWGSFGAVEVDGTRRALSFFVMVLGYSRFLHVEFTLGQGQEWWLGCHRRAFEKLGGVPREVMVDNCKTAVLSHVPGTDPVYNAQYLDFARHYGFTIEPVPNFRIFKKCAEVHWDCGRTRWHESPQRR encoded by the coding sequence GTGATCGATTACGAACTGTATTGCCGGATAAAACAGGCGGAGGCGGCCGGTCACAGTGCGCCGCAAATCGCCCGCTCGCTCCAGTTGCACGTGCAGACGGTGAGGCGCTGGCAGGCGCAGGAAAAGTACGTGCGCAGCCAGGCCGCGCAGGTGCCTAGGCCAAGCAAGCTCGACGTGCACAAGCCGGCGATCGCGCGCTGGCTGGAGGCCCATCCGTTCACCGCCATGCAGCTCTGGCAAAAGGTGCGCGAGCGGGGGTACACGGGCGGGTATTCAATTTTGAAAGACTACGTGCGGCGGGTGCGGCCGAGGAACCTGGAGGCGTTTCTTACCCTCAAGTTTGCCCCCGGCCAGACCGCGCAGGTGGACTGGGGCAGTTTTGGCGCGGTGGAGGTGGACGGCACCCGGCGGGCTTTAAGTTTTTTCGTCATGGTTTTGGGGTACAGCCGGTTCCTGCATGTGGAATTTACCCTCGGGCAGGGCCAGGAGTGGTGGCTGGGCTGTCACCGGCGCGCCTTTGAAAAACTCGGCGGGGTGCCGCGCGAGGTGATGGTGGACAACTGCAAGACGGCCGTCCTCTCGCATGTGCCCGGGACCGACCCGGTGTACAACGCCCAGTACCTGGACTTTGCCCGGCACTACGGGTTTACGATAGAGCCTGTCCCAAATTTCCGGATTTTTAAAAAGTGCGCAGAGGTCCATTGGGATTGCGGGCGAACGAGGTGGCACGAATCACCCCAGCGACGTTAA
- a CDS encoding ATP-binding protein, producing MKTEPEKTDLLKDQLKYLKLGYLLRHHGELTAEAAKARCSHAEFLRRLVQAETQDRQIRALERRIQAARFPVKKTVDQFQWDWPKELNEAQVRHLFELGFVKERTNAVFCGGVGLGKTHLASALGYAACQAGYTVLFTTAVDAINALVTAQSLHRLQAELKRYMTPAVLVLDEVGYLPLDKSGADLLFQIVSQRYERGSLIVTTNKAYKHWAGIFNNDAGITAAILDRLLHRAQTVVIEGKSYRMKDRLADEPAS from the coding sequence ATGAAAACAGAACCCGAAAAAACCGATTTATTAAAAGATCAACTCAAGTACCTGAAACTCGGTTACCTGCTGCGCCACCACGGCGAACTCACGGCCGAGGCGGCCAAGGCGCGCTGTTCGCACGCCGAATTTTTACGCCGACTGGTGCAGGCCGAGACCCAGGACCGCCAGATCCGGGCGCTGGAGCGGCGCATCCAGGCAGCGCGCTTCCCGGTCAAGAAAACCGTCGACCAGTTCCAGTGGGACTGGCCCAAGGAGTTGAACGAAGCGCAGGTGCGGCACCTCTTCGAACTGGGCTTTGTCAAGGAGCGCACCAACGCGGTGTTTTGCGGTGGTGTGGGGCTTGGGAAGACACATCTCGCGAGCGCGTTGGGCTACGCGGCGTGCCAGGCGGGCTACACGGTGCTGTTTACGACGGCGGTGGACGCGATCAACGCCCTGGTCACCGCCCAGTCCCTGCACCGGTTGCAAGCCGAGTTGAAGCGTTACATGACCCCTGCGGTGCTCGTGCTCGATGAGGTCGGCTACCTGCCGCTCGACAAGTCGGGGGCCGACCTGCTCTTCCAGATCGTCAGCCAACGCTACGAACGCGGCTCGCTGATCGTCACCACCAACAAGGCCTACAAACACTGGGCAGGGATCTTTAACAACGACGCTGGCATCACCGCGGCGATCCTGGACCGCCTACTGCACCGGGCCCAGACCGTCGTCATCGAGGGCAAATCCTACCGCATGAAAGACCGCCTGGCCGACGAACCTGCAAGCTGA
- the purU gene encoding formyltetrahydrofolate deformylase: MSSAAPAATLVALLHGPDQPGLVARVAGWIFERGGNILHADQHRDMEAGIFFQRVEWVPSHGAASADTAGFHAFAASLGMQARVTASSHRPRVAIFVSKFDHCFHDLVLRWKSGDYACELVAIVSNHRELEAAARGYGLPFYVIPVTSATKPEGESAQLELLRSLDVELVILARYMQVLSEDFLTKFARPVINIHHSFLPAFAGGRPYHQAAERGVKLIGATAHYATAVLDDGPIIQQDVTRVTHRHGVDDLVRKGRDLEKIVLAQAVRWHLESRVLVYGNKTVVFD, translated from the coding sequence ATGTCGTCCGCCGCCCCCGCCGCCACCCTCGTAGCCTTGTTGCATGGTCCGGACCAGCCGGGCTTGGTGGCGCGGGTGGCCGGCTGGATTTTCGAGCGTGGGGGCAACATCCTCCATGCGGACCAGCACCGCGACATGGAGGCGGGAATCTTTTTTCAACGCGTCGAGTGGGTGCCGTCCCACGGTGCCGCGTCGGCCGACACAGCGGGCTTCCATGCCTTCGCTGCCTCCCTTGGGATGCAGGCGCGGGTGACCGCCTCCAGCCATCGCCCGCGCGTGGCGATTTTTGTCTCCAAGTTCGACCACTGTTTCCACGACCTCGTGTTGAGGTGGAAGTCGGGCGATTACGCCTGTGAGCTTGTCGCGATCGTCTCCAACCATCGCGAACTCGAAGCGGCGGCGCGGGGCTATGGCCTGCCGTTTTATGTCATCCCCGTGACTTCGGCGACCAAGCCGGAGGGGGAATCCGCGCAACTGGAGCTCCTGCGCTCGCTCGATGTCGAGCTGGTGATTCTCGCCCGTTACATGCAGGTGTTGTCGGAGGATTTTTTAACGAAATTCGCCCGCCCGGTGATCAACATTCACCACTCGTTTTTACCGGCCTTTGCCGGCGGCCGTCCGTATCACCAAGCTGCGGAACGCGGAGTCAAACTGATCGGCGCGACCGCGCATTATGCGACAGCGGTGCTCGATGACGGCCCGATCATTCAGCAGGACGTCACGCGGGTGACGCACCGGCATGGCGTCGACGACCTCGTGCGCAAGGGGCGCGACCTAGAGAAAATCGTGCTCGCCCAAGCCGTGCGCTGGCACCTCGAGAGCCGCGTTTTGGTTTACGGTAACAAAACGGTGGTCTTTGACTGA
- the carB gene encoding carbamoyl-phosphate synthase large subunit, producing the protein MPKRTDLQSILIIGAGPIVIGQACEFDYSGTQACKALREEGYRVILVNSNPATIMTDPEFADVTYIEPLTVDSLEKIIEVEKPSALLPTLGGQTALNLSMELFKAGILEKHGVEMIGAKPDAINKGEDRELFKQAMIKIGLDVARSKTVKSMDEARAAAASIGNYPLIIRPSFTMGGQGGGIAYNKEEFERIVTSGLDLSPVHEVLVEECLLGWKEYEMEVMRDHKDQCVVICSIENFDPMGVHTGDSITVAPAMTLTDKEFQVMRDASFAVIREIGVETGGSNIQFSLDPKTGRQVVIEMNPRVSRSSALASKATGFPIAKIAAKLAVGYTLDELRNDITRLTPASFEPTIDYVVTKIPRFTFEKFPDADATLTSAMKSVGEAMAIGRTFKESFQKCLRSLETGARGFGGGGGKWGGDELPDDKTIRSKLATPNAERVYYIRYAFLAGYTCDQVFDLTKIDPWFLIQLKEIFDMEQELKKATLATVTPEAFRRAKQFGFSDVQLAHFFKSDLGSVRAERKTRGINTTYRLVDTCAAEFEAFTPYYYSSYGDENEVVPSTNGKKKIMILGGGPNRIGQGIEFDYCCVHASFALREIGFETVMVNSNPETVSTDYDTSDRLYFEPLTLEDVLEVYQQEKCDGAIVQFGGQTPLNLATALKANGVNIIGTSPESIEAAEDRKLFSAILETTGLKSPAHRTALNEADALAAAHAIGFPVLLRPSFVLGGRGMFIVYSEQEFRDVVRQAFDVMPGKPVLIDKFLEDAIELDVDCISDGETSVIGGMLEHIEFAGVHSGDASMVMPPHTLSKDMLNTVRQATYALAKALKVIGLMNVQFAIKDNQLYILEVNPRASRTVPFVAKAIGVPLAKLAAKVMTGKKLAELGFTREQTPKHWCVKEAVFPFVRFPGAMITLSPEMRSTGEVMGLDEDLGIAFAKAQAAAKPGLPVKGNAFLSVKNSDKDNVVELARNLATLGFAIYSTSGTADHLAANGVAVNRLCKIDEGRPTAVDMIKNGQIQLVINTPGGMIPRKDENTIRQAAYTHSVCIMTTMTGAKAAVQGIQALKNKRVGVRPIQSYVGNVAFV; encoded by the coding sequence ATGCCTAAACGCACCGATCTTCAGTCCATCCTTATCATTGGCGCCGGTCCTATCGTCATCGGCCAGGCCTGCGAGTTTGATTACTCCGGCACCCAGGCCTGCAAAGCGCTCCGCGAGGAGGGCTACCGCGTTATTTTGGTTAACTCCAATCCGGCGACCATCATGACCGACCCGGAGTTCGCCGATGTCACCTACATCGAGCCGCTCACCGTGGACAGCCTCGAGAAGATCATCGAGGTCGAGAAGCCATCGGCGCTGCTCCCGACCCTTGGTGGCCAGACCGCGCTCAATCTTTCGATGGAGCTGTTTAAGGCCGGTATCCTCGAAAAGCACGGCGTGGAGATGATCGGTGCCAAGCCCGACGCCATCAATAAGGGCGAGGACCGCGAGCTCTTCAAACAGGCCATGATCAAGATCGGCCTCGACGTGGCCCGCTCCAAGACCGTCAAGTCCATGGACGAGGCCCGCGCCGCCGCCGCGTCAATTGGTAACTACCCCCTCATCATCCGTCCGTCCTTCACGATGGGTGGCCAAGGCGGCGGTATTGCTTACAACAAAGAGGAATTCGAGCGCATCGTCACCAGCGGTCTCGACCTCTCGCCCGTCCACGAGGTTCTCGTCGAGGAGTGTCTGCTCGGCTGGAAGGAATACGAGATGGAGGTCATGCGTGACCACAAGGACCAGTGCGTGGTGATCTGCTCGATCGAGAATTTTGACCCGATGGGCGTGCACACCGGCGACTCCATCACGGTCGCTCCGGCGATGACCCTGACCGATAAGGAATTCCAGGTCATGCGCGACGCCTCCTTCGCCGTTATCCGCGAAATCGGCGTCGAAACCGGTGGCTCCAACATCCAGTTCTCCCTCGACCCGAAGACCGGCCGCCAGGTCGTCATCGAGATGAACCCTCGCGTGTCGCGATCCTCCGCGCTCGCTTCCAAAGCCACCGGCTTCCCCATTGCCAAGATCGCCGCCAAGCTCGCCGTCGGCTACACCCTCGACGAACTGCGCAACGACATCACGCGCCTGACGCCCGCCAGCTTTGAGCCGACCATCGACTACGTCGTCACCAAGATCCCTCGTTTCACCTTCGAGAAATTCCCCGACGCCGACGCCACGTTGACCTCGGCGATGAAGTCTGTCGGTGAGGCCATGGCTATCGGTCGTACGTTTAAAGAGTCGTTCCAGAAGTGCCTGCGCTCACTCGAAACCGGCGCGCGCGGCTTCGGCGGCGGCGGCGGCAAATGGGGCGGCGACGAGCTGCCCGACGACAAGACCATCCGCAGCAAGTTGGCCACGCCCAACGCCGAGCGCGTTTACTACATCCGCTATGCCTTCCTCGCCGGCTACACCTGCGATCAGGTTTTCGACCTCACCAAGATCGACCCCTGGTTCCTCATCCAGCTCAAGGAGATCTTTGACATGGAGCAGGAGCTCAAGAAGGCCACCCTCGCCACCGTCACCCCGGAGGCCTTCCGCCGCGCCAAACAATTTGGCTTTTCCGACGTGCAGCTCGCGCACTTTTTCAAGAGCGACCTCGGCAGCGTGCGCGCCGAGCGCAAGACCCGCGGCATCAACACCACCTATCGCCTCGTCGACACCTGCGCGGCCGAATTCGAGGCGTTCACCCCGTATTACTATTCCTCCTACGGCGACGAAAACGAGGTCGTGCCTTCGACCAACGGCAAGAAGAAGATCATGATCCTCGGCGGCGGCCCCAACCGCATCGGCCAGGGCATCGAGTTCGACTACTGCTGCGTTCACGCCTCCTTCGCCCTGCGTGAAATCGGCTTCGAGACGGTCATGGTTAACTCCAACCCTGAAACCGTTTCGACCGACTACGACACCTCTGACCGCCTCTATTTTGAGCCGCTCACCCTCGAGGACGTTCTTGAGGTTTACCAACAAGAGAAGTGCGACGGTGCGATCGTGCAGTTCGGCGGCCAAACCCCGCTTAACCTCGCCACCGCGCTCAAGGCCAATGGCGTTAACATCATCGGCACTTCGCCCGAATCGATCGAGGCCGCCGAGGACCGCAAGCTGTTCTCCGCCATCCTGGAAACGACCGGCCTGAAGTCCCCCGCGCACCGCACCGCGCTCAATGAGGCGGACGCCCTCGCTGCCGCCCACGCGATCGGCTTCCCCGTGCTGTTGCGCCCCAGCTTCGTGCTCGGCGGCCGCGGCATGTTCATCGTTTACAGCGAACAGGAGTTTCGTGACGTCGTGCGCCAGGCCTTCGACGTCATGCCCGGCAAGCCCGTGCTCATCGACAAGTTCCTTGAAGACGCCATCGAGCTCGACGTGGACTGCATCAGCGACGGCGAGACCTCGGTCATCGGCGGCATGCTCGAGCACATCGAATTCGCCGGCGTCCATTCCGGTGACGCCTCGATGGTCATGCCCCCGCACACGCTGTCGAAGGACATGCTCAACACCGTTCGCCAAGCGACCTACGCGCTCGCCAAGGCGCTCAAGGTGATCGGCCTGATGAACGTCCAGTTCGCCATCAAGGACAACCAGCTCTACATCCTCGAGGTCAACCCACGCGCCTCCCGCACCGTGCCCTTCGTCGCCAAAGCGATCGGCGTTCCCCTGGCCAAACTCGCCGCCAAGGTCATGACCGGCAAAAAACTCGCCGAGCTCGGCTTCACCCGCGAGCAGACCCCCAAGCACTGGTGCGTGAAGGAAGCGGTGTTCCCGTTTGTGCGCTTCCCCGGCGCCATGATCACGCTCTCGCCCGAGATGCGTTCGACCGGCGAGGTCATGGGCCTCGACGAGGACCTGGGCATCGCCTTCGCCAAAGCCCAGGCCGCCGCCAAACCCGGCCTGCCGGTTAAGGGCAACGCGTTCCTCTCGGTGAAAAATTCCGACAAGGACAACGTCGTGGAGCTCGCCCGCAACTTGGCGACCCTCGGCTTCGCCATCTATTCGACCAGCGGCACGGCCGACCACCTCGCCGCCAACGGCGTTGCGGTTAACCGTCTCTGCAAGATCGATGAGGGCCGCCCGACCGCCGTGGACATGATCAAGAACGGCCAGATCCAGCTCGTGATCAACACGCCCGGCGGAATGATTCCGCGCAAGGACGAGAACACGATTCGCCAAGCCGCCTACACCCATAGCGTGTGTATCATGACCACCATGACAGGCGCGAAGGCGGCCGTTCAGGGTATCCAGGCGCTCAAGAACAAGCGCGTCGGGGTGCGCCCCATTCAGAGCTACGTGGGCAACGTCGCCTTCGTCTGA